The sequence ATTCGCAGAGCCCATCCCCTACCAATGCAGGGATCTTGATGCCAATGTCGCCATCTCCGATCCGCTGCTTGTGCAAGAATTTGGGGATATTCTTGCGCCGCAGCCGCTTCTTGGTGACCACTTCACCTCCGTTCCTGACAAACTGAGCATGACTGCTTTTGTCTACACCCGTTTGCCGGACTTCTACCGCGCCAAGGCTGTACTCTATTTGCGCCAAAACAGCGTCGTAGCCGGACCGACTGATGCTGAACAAAGCCACTCAAGTCAGTACCTCACCATGAATCAGATGAATGCCGTCGTCGATGCACGCAACGGAATGGCCATGTTGCGGCACGAGCTCGACCTTGCCGAATTGCCGCATGGCGAATATTTGCTGGAACTGTACCTGTTCAAGGAGGATTCATTGGTGGCAGAGGCAGCACGGAGCTTTTTTATCGATTGGAAACGCCTCCGGGATGTCTTCGGGGATCTGAACGCTGCGATCGACAAAATGATCTGGATTGCCTCCCCAGAAAAAATCGAGTATTTGAAGTCATTCAAAGATGCTGACGATCAGCAACAAGCATTTCTTGACTTTTGGGAAGAACGGTCAAATCCCAGCCAAGAAACTGCTGTAGATGCCATCGAACGGTATTTTTCGAGGATCTTCTACGCGAATGAGAACTTCAATGAGGGCATTCCCGGCTGGCAAACGGATCGCGGAAAAACGTTGACACTTTATGGGACACCCGACCATCAAAGCAGCATGAAGTTCAATGGCAAGCTGTATGAAGCATGGACCTATTCCCGCTGGGGAATGAAATTTCTCTTTCGCAACGATGATGGCAAGATG comes from Bacteroidota bacterium and encodes:
- a CDS encoding GWxTD domain-containing protein, with the translated sequence MNRLQPYLQRKIATWLAVMTGCFWFQPLAAHPQFNASCINLRQGLDNTAIYLRLEPSLFHIDPQTGNLSTDLLMRISFRKMPEGRMVLVRQKSLNFSHDFLSGEDPFFYAFTMAVPPGIYEVWLEIEDHRTRRTFAEPIPYQCRDLDANVAISDPLLVQEFGDILAPQPLLGDHFTSVPDKLSMTAFVYTRLPDFYRAKAVLYLRQNSVVAGPTDAEQSHSSQYLTMNQMNAVVDARNGMAMLRHELDLAELPHGEYLLELYLFKEDSLVAEAARSFFIDWKRLRDVFGDLNAAIDKMIWIASPEKIEYLKSFKDADDQQQAFLDFWEERSNPSQETAVDAIERYFSRIFYANENFNEGIPGWQTDRGKTLTLYGTPDHQSSMKFNGKLYEAWTYSRWGMKFLFRNDDGKMHKVEIG